One Stenotrophomonas maltophilia DNA window includes the following coding sequences:
- the fabA gene encoding 3-hydroxyacyl-[acyl-carrier-protein] dehydratase FabA yields the protein MTRLHAFNREQLLASARGELFGTAAGRLPNDPMLMFDRITDIREDGGPHGKGMVRAELDIRPDLWFFGCHFIGDPVMPGCLGLDAMWQLTGFFLTWLGAPGKGRALGCGEVKFTGQVLPEAKLVRYEIDISRVINRKLVMAQSDARMYVDDREIYSARDLRVGLFTETGSF from the coding sequence ATGACCCGTCTCCACGCGTTCAACCGCGAACAGCTGCTGGCCAGCGCACGCGGTGAACTGTTCGGCACCGCCGCCGGCCGTTTGCCCAACGATCCGATGCTGATGTTCGACCGCATCACCGACATCCGCGAGGACGGCGGACCGCATGGCAAGGGCATGGTACGCGCCGAACTGGATATCCGCCCGGACCTGTGGTTCTTCGGCTGCCACTTCATCGGCGACCCGGTGATGCCCGGTTGCCTCGGCCTGGATGCCATGTGGCAGCTGACCGGCTTCTTCCTGACCTGGCTGGGTGCCCCCGGCAAGGGCCGCGCACTGGGCTGCGGCGAGGTGAAGTTCACCGGCCAGGTCCTGCCGGAGGCCAAGCTGGTGCGCTACGAGATCGACATCAGCCGTGTCATCAACCGCAAACTGGTGATGGCCCAGTCGGACGCCCGCATGTACGTGGATGATCGCGAAATCTACAGCGCGCGCGACCTGCGCGTCGGCCTGTTCACTGAAACCGGGAGCTTCTGA
- a CDS encoding HAD family hydrolase, whose amino-acid sequence MTTIAALPFLPDAVIFDMDGLMIDSERVSLACWSEAADAFGLGLDEAVFLRMVGLGDRDTHALLRAQGIEDGVIDAVAARCHELYEARTQTGLPLRPGILELLELLKVHAVPRAVATTTRQPRANRKLAAAGLLPYFDAVITSGDVARPKPAPDIYLLAAQRLGQLPERCLALEDSPAGTRAALAAGMTVIQVPDLVHPDEELRALGHRIVGSLVDAHALLLPLLPR is encoded by the coding sequence ATGACCACCATCGCTGCGCTGCCGTTCCTCCCCGACGCCGTCATCTTCGACATGGACGGCCTGATGATCGACAGCGAGCGGGTCTCGCTGGCCTGCTGGAGCGAGGCCGCCGACGCGTTCGGGCTGGGCCTGGACGAGGCGGTGTTCCTGCGCATGGTCGGCCTTGGCGACCGTGACACGCACGCGCTGCTGCGCGCGCAGGGCATCGAGGACGGTGTGATCGACGCAGTGGCGGCACGTTGCCATGAGCTGTACGAAGCGCGCACGCAGACCGGCCTGCCGCTGCGGCCAGGCATTCTGGAGCTGCTGGAGCTGCTGAAGGTACATGCGGTACCGCGTGCGGTGGCGACCACCACGCGGCAGCCGCGGGCCAACCGCAAGCTGGCCGCTGCTGGGCTGCTGCCGTACTTCGATGCGGTGATCACCAGTGGCGACGTAGCGCGGCCGAAGCCGGCGCCGGACATTTACCTGCTGGCCGCGCAGCGGCTGGGGCAACTGCCGGAGCGCTGCCTGGCGCTGGAGGATTCACCGGCTGGCACGCGCGCCGCGCTGGCTGCCGGCATGACCGTAATCCAGGTGCCGGATCTGGTGCATCCGGACGAAGAGCTGCGCGCGCTGGGCCACCGCATCGTCGGCTCGCTGGTGGATGCGCACGCACTGCTGCTGCCGCTGTTGCCGAGGTAA
- the fabB gene encoding beta-ketoacyl-ACP synthase I — translation MRRVVITGMGITSCLGNDLDTVSAALREGRSGITALADHAEAGLRSQVGGRVDLDLEALIDRKQKRFMSDAAAFAYLSMRDAIADAGLSPEQVSNLRTGLIAGSGGGSSEWQIGAVDLLRERGVRKVGPYMVPRTMCSTVSACLATAYQIKGVSYSLSAACATSAHCIGAAADMIRHGAQDIMFAGGGEDLHWSMSVMFDAMGALSTSFNETPASASRPYDKDRDGFVIAGGGGMLVLEDYDHAVARGAHIHAELIGYGVTSDGADMVAPSGEGAVRCMKMALQGVDRPLDYLNTHGTSTPLGDVTELNAIREVFGDAVPPLSSTKALSGHSLGAASVHEAIYCLLMMRDGFVAGSANIGELDPKVESFPILRESREQKLDTVMSNSFGFGGTNAALVFGRV, via the coding sequence ATGCGTCGCGTCGTCATCACTGGCATGGGCATCACGTCCTGCCTCGGCAATGATCTGGATACCGTTTCGGCCGCGCTGCGCGAAGGGCGCTCGGGCATCACCGCCCTGGCCGACCACGCCGAAGCGGGCCTGCGCAGCCAGGTCGGCGGTCGTGTCGACCTCGATCTGGAGGCGCTGATCGACCGCAAGCAGAAGCGCTTCATGAGCGATGCGGCGGCCTTCGCCTACCTGTCCATGCGCGATGCCATCGCCGATGCCGGGCTCAGCCCCGAGCAGGTCAGCAACCTGCGCACCGGCCTGATCGCCGGTTCAGGCGGCGGCTCCAGCGAATGGCAGATCGGCGCCGTCGACCTGCTGCGCGAACGTGGTGTGCGCAAGGTCGGCCCGTACATGGTGCCGCGCACGATGTGCTCGACGGTCTCGGCCTGCCTGGCCACCGCCTACCAGATCAAGGGCGTCAGCTATTCGCTGTCGGCCGCCTGCGCGACCTCGGCGCACTGCATCGGCGCCGCCGCGGACATGATCCGCCATGGCGCGCAGGACATCATGTTCGCCGGTGGCGGTGAAGACCTGCACTGGTCGATGAGCGTGATGTTCGATGCGATGGGCGCGCTGTCGACCAGCTTCAACGAGACCCCGGCCAGCGCCTCGCGTCCGTACGACAAGGACCGCGACGGCTTCGTCATCGCCGGTGGCGGCGGCATGCTGGTGCTGGAGGATTACGACCACGCCGTTGCGCGCGGCGCGCACATCCATGCCGAGCTGATCGGCTATGGCGTGACCTCCGACGGCGCCGACATGGTCGCCCCGTCCGGCGAAGGCGCGGTGCGCTGCATGAAGATGGCGCTGCAGGGCGTCGATCGCCCGCTGGACTACCTCAACACCCACGGCACCTCCACGCCGCTGGGCGACGTCACCGAGCTCAATGCGATCCGCGAAGTGTTCGGCGATGCGGTGCCGCCGCTGTCCTCGACCAAGGCGCTGTCCGGCCATTCGCTGGGTGCGGCAAGCGTGCACGAGGCGATCTACTGCCTGCTGATGATGCGCGATGGCTTCGTCGCCGGTTCGGCCAACATCGGCGAACTGGACCCGAAGGTGGAGAGCTTCCCGATCCTGCGTGAGAGCCGCGAGCAGAAGCTGGATACGGTCATGTCCAACAGCTTCGGCTTCGGTGGCACCAACGCCGCGCTGGTGTTCGGGCGGGTGTGA
- a CDS encoding pseudouridine synthase: protein MKLVKLIANLGYGSRKQVQWMFREGRVTDADGDVLYADDQVPHEAIRVDGEPLDPPVGLSIALHKPAGYTCSTKDTGRLIYDLLPPRFRDRDPVLSTVGRLDRETSGLLLLTDDGGLLHRIISPKSKLPKVYEVELSDDLRGDEVALFASGTLMLESEKTPLLPAELEVLDARRARLVLHEGRYHQVRRMFAATGNHVQALHRSRVGGLDLQGLDEGQWRQLTPTDLDTLFAP, encoded by the coding sequence GTGAAGCTGGTCAAGCTCATCGCCAACCTGGGCTATGGCAGCCGCAAGCAGGTGCAGTGGATGTTCCGCGAAGGCCGCGTCACCGACGCCGACGGCGACGTGCTGTACGCCGATGACCAGGTGCCGCACGAGGCGATCCGGGTCGATGGCGAGCCGCTGGACCCGCCGGTGGGCCTGTCGATCGCGCTGCACAAGCCCGCCGGCTACACCTGCTCGACCAAGGACACCGGCCGCCTGATCTACGACCTGCTGCCGCCGCGCTTCCGCGACCGCGACCCGGTGCTGTCCACGGTGGGCCGCCTCGACCGCGAGACCAGTGGCCTGTTGCTGCTGACCGACGATGGCGGCCTGCTGCACCGGATCATCTCGCCGAAGTCGAAGCTGCCCAAGGTCTACGAGGTCGAGTTGAGCGACGACCTGCGCGGCGACGAAGTGGCGCTGTTCGCCAGTGGCACGCTGATGCTGGAGTCCGAGAAGACGCCCCTGCTGCCGGCTGAACTGGAAGTACTGGATGCGCGTCGCGCGCGCCTGGTGCTGCATGAAGGCCGCTACCATCAGGTGCGCCGTATGTTCGCCGCCACCGGCAACCATGTGCAGGCCCTGCACCGCAGCCGAGTCGGCGGGCTGGACCTGCAGGGACTGGACGAGGGGCAATGGCGGCAGCTCACTCCTACCGACCTGGATACGCTTTTCGCTCCATGA
- the dinB gene encoding DNA polymerase IV yields MTRLRKIIHVDMDAFYASVEQRDDPSLRGKPVVVAWRGARSVVCAASYEARVFGVRSAMPAVRAERLCPDAIFVPPDFARYKAVSQQVRAIFLRHTDLVEPLSLDEAYLDVTEPKSGIELATDIARTIRAQIREETNLTASAGIAPNKFLAKIASDWRKPDGQFVIPPQRVDAFLLPLPVNRVPGVGKVMEGKLAARGIVTCGDLRQWALIDLEEAFGSFGRSLYNRARGIDERPVEPDQQVQSISSEDTFAEDLPLEDLGEAIVQLAEKTWKATRKTERVGHTVVLKLKTAQFRILTRSFTPERPPESMEELRDIALALRARVDLPAETRYRLVGVGLGGFREKEPVVQGELFEHDMNNPTET; encoded by the coding sequence ATGACCCGACTGCGCAAGATCATCCACGTCGACATGGACGCGTTCTACGCGTCGGTGGAGCAGCGCGACGATCCGTCACTGCGCGGCAAGCCGGTGGTTGTGGCATGGCGTGGCGCGCGTTCGGTGGTGTGCGCGGCGTCCTACGAGGCGCGCGTGTTCGGCGTGCGTTCGGCGATGCCGGCCGTGCGTGCCGAGCGCCTGTGCCCGGATGCGATCTTCGTACCGCCGGACTTCGCACGTTACAAGGCGGTGTCACAGCAGGTGCGCGCGATCTTCCTGCGCCACACCGACCTGGTCGAGCCGCTGTCGCTGGACGAGGCCTACCTGGATGTGACCGAGCCGAAGAGCGGCATCGAACTGGCCACCGACATCGCCCGCACCATCCGCGCGCAGATCCGCGAGGAGACGAACCTGACCGCCTCAGCCGGGATCGCGCCAAACAAGTTCCTGGCCAAGATCGCTTCGGACTGGCGCAAGCCCGATGGCCAGTTCGTGATTCCGCCGCAGCGGGTGGATGCGTTCCTGCTGCCGCTGCCGGTGAACCGCGTGCCCGGCGTCGGCAAGGTGATGGAAGGAAAACTTGCGGCGCGTGGCATCGTCACCTGTGGCGATCTGCGGCAGTGGGCCTTGATCGATCTGGAAGAGGCGTTCGGCAGCTTCGGCCGCAGCCTGTACAACCGCGCACGCGGCATCGACGAGCGGCCGGTGGAACCGGACCAGCAGGTGCAGTCGATTTCCTCGGAGGACACCTTCGCCGAAGACCTGCCGCTGGAAGACCTGGGCGAAGCGATCGTGCAGTTGGCGGAGAAGACCTGGAAGGCCACGCGCAAGACCGAACGCGTCGGCCACACCGTGGTGCTGAAACTGAAGACCGCGCAGTTCCGCATCCTCACCCGCAGCTTCACCCCGGAGCGCCCGCCGGAATCGATGGAAGAACTGCGCGACATCGCCCTGGCCCTGCGCGCCCGCGTCGACCTGCCGGCAGAGACCCGTTACCGCCTGGTGGGTGTCGGGCTTGGTGGGTTCCGTGAGAAAGAGCCGGTGGTGCAGGGGGAATTGTTCGAGCACGACATGAACAATCCCACAGAGACCTAA
- a CDS encoding class I SAM-dependent methyltransferase, translated as MASSDDAPLQTLFLPFSQGALRWPEGPVAFLRARDGWPLREAAGNREVHCEQSFAPFAQPLQQAAGWTVSGQLDDVAGKGRYPLVLVLPPRQREEARALFARALALVADGGRIVACQSNNEGARSGEGDLKQLTGLGGSLTKNHCRVYWTAPMHGQHDADLAKRWSALDAVRPIVGGRFLSRPGVFAWDRIDPASALLAEHLPADLAGRAADLGAGYGYLSRELLERCPKITALDLYEAEQRALALAELNLAPPPRSLPLRFLWQDVTAGIEPGYDVIISNPPFHTPSRADRPDIGQRFIAVAAQALRPGGRLYVVANRHLPYEYTLNESFGAVRVIAERDGFKLVEAVKGKGK; from the coding sequence ATGGCCTCCAGCGACGACGCCCCCCTGCAGACCCTGTTCCTGCCGTTCTCCCAAGGCGCCCTGCGCTGGCCGGAGGGCCCGGTGGCCTTCCTGCGTGCCCGCGACGGCTGGCCGCTGCGCGAAGCGGCCGGCAACCGCGAGGTGCACTGCGAGCAGAGCTTCGCCCCGTTCGCGCAGCCGCTGCAGCAGGCCGCCGGCTGGACCGTCAGCGGCCAGCTGGATGATGTGGCCGGCAAGGGCCGCTACCCGCTGGTGCTGGTGCTGCCGCCGCGCCAGCGTGAAGAAGCCCGTGCGCTGTTCGCCCGCGCGCTGGCGCTGGTCGCCGACGGCGGCCGCATCGTTGCCTGCCAGTCCAACAACGAAGGAGCGCGCTCGGGTGAGGGCGATCTGAAGCAGCTGACCGGCCTCGGTGGCAGCCTGACCAAGAACCATTGCCGCGTGTACTGGACCGCCCCGATGCATGGCCAGCACGACGCCGACCTGGCCAAGCGCTGGTCGGCACTGGACGCGGTGCGGCCGATCGTCGGCGGCCGTTTCCTCAGCCGCCCGGGCGTGTTCGCCTGGGATCGCATCGACCCGGCGTCGGCGCTGCTGGCCGAGCACCTGCCGGCCGACCTGGCCGGCCGCGCCGCCGACCTTGGCGCCGGCTACGGCTACCTGTCGCGCGAGCTGCTGGAGCGTTGCCCGAAGATCACCGCGCTGGACCTGTACGAAGCCGAGCAGCGCGCGCTGGCACTGGCCGAGCTGAACCTGGCACCACCGCCGCGCTCGCTGCCGCTGCGCTTCCTGTGGCAGGACGTCACCGCCGGCATCGAGCCGGGCTACGACGTGATCATCAGCAACCCGCCGTTCCACACGCCCTCGCGCGCCGATCGCCCGGACATCGGCCAGCGCTTCATCGCCGTGGCCGCGCAGGCGCTGCGCCCGGGCGGACGCCTGTACGTAGTGGCCAACCGCCACCTGCCGTACGAGTACACGCTCAACGAGAGCTTTGGCGCAGTGCGTGTGATCGCCGAGCGGGATGGCTTCAAGCTGGTGGAAGCGGTGAAGGGGAAGGGCAAGTGA